In Deltaproteobacteria bacterium, a single genomic region encodes these proteins:
- a CDS encoding NAD(P)-dependent oxidoreductase, with the protein MITVLGCGLLGTGFVRAMLRRGEVVRVWNRTPERAHALEAAGAIAFVDAAAAVEGVTRIHVVLSDDAAVEAVLAAATPAAGTRIYDHTTTSTAGALARTAAMRARGVHYLHAPVFMGPGNAEAATGLMLVSGDRDRVAEATPLLTPMTGKLVDLGERVDAAAAFKLLGNLLLMAITAGFTDMLALAQSMSLPPAALTTLLQHFNPGASLPARLARMLEKPWDRPSWTLAMARKDARLVQAECDAADVPLTMLPPVAARMDALIAEGHGEHDWTVLAQAFLDDAPM; encoded by the coding sequence ATGATCACCGTGCTCGGCTGCGGCCTCCTGGGAACCGGCTTCGTGCGCGCGATGCTGCGGCGCGGCGAGGTCGTGCGGGTGTGGAATCGAACCCCCGAGCGCGCGCACGCCCTCGAGGCCGCGGGCGCGATCGCGTTCGTCGACGCGGCGGCGGCGGTCGAGGGCGTGACGCGGATCCACGTGGTGCTGTCCGACGACGCTGCGGTCGAGGCCGTGCTGGCCGCCGCGACGCCGGCCGCTGGCACGCGGATCTACGATCACACCACGACCTCCACCGCCGGTGCGCTCGCCCGCACCGCGGCCATGCGCGCGCGCGGGGTCCACTACCTGCACGCGCCGGTCTTCATGGGGCCCGGCAACGCCGAGGCCGCCACCGGACTGATGTTGGTCTCGGGCGATCGCGATCGCGTCGCCGAGGCAACCCCGCTGCTCACACCGATGACCGGCAAGCTGGTCGACCTCGGCGAGCGCGTCGACGCAGCCGCGGCCTTCAAGCTGCTGGGCAACCTGCTGCTGATGGCGATCACCGCGGGCTTCACCGACATGCTGGCGCTCGCGCAATCGATGTCGCTGCCGCCGGCGGCGCTGACGACCCTGCTGCAGCACTTCAACCCCGGCGCATCGCTGCCGGCCCGGCTCGCGCGCATGCTCGAGAAGCCGTGGGATCGGCCGTCGTGGACGCTCGCGATGGCGCGCAAGGACGCGCGGCTGGTGCAGGCGGAGTGCGACGCCGCCGACGTGCCGCTCACGATGCTGCCGCCGGTCGCGGCTCGGATGGATGCGCTCATCGCCGAGGGCCACGGCGAGCACGACTGGACCGTGCTCGCGCAGGCGTTCCTCGACGACGCGCCGATGTAG